GGGGACGACCACGCCGTCCGCCTCGCGGAGCCGCCGGTAGTGGACGCTATCCTCGCCGTCGGCGGCGAGTTCGTCCGCGTCGACCCACACCACGTTCACGTCGACGCGCTGGTCCAGCCCGGCGTGTTTGAGCGACTCGTGGACCGACATGTAGGCGTCCTCGAGGTCGTACTTGCCGACCAGTGCGATGTCGACCTCGCCCTCGCGCTCGCGGGTGACGATGTTCCGCCAGGTGTTGTCGCGCTCGCGCTTCGGGAGCGCCCGGGAGAAGAGCCCGAGCTGGTCCATCACGTACTCGTCGAGGCCCTCCTCCTCGACCATCAGCGGGACGTGGTAGATGTCCTCGACGTCGGGGTTCGAGAAGACGGCCTTCGTCGGCACGTCACAGAACAGCGCGATCTTCTCCTTCGTCTCGGCGTCGAGCTTGTCGTCGGCGCGCCCGACGAGCACGTCGGGCTGGAGGCCGATGCTGCGCAGCTCCTTCACGGAGTGCTGGGTCGGCTTCGTCTTCTGCTCGCCGTTCTTGGAGTACGGGACCAGCGTGACGTGGACGAACAGCAGGTCGTCCTCGGACTCCTCGTGGGCGAACTGGCGCAGGGCCTCGAGGTAGGGCATGCCCTCGATGTCGCCGACGGTCCCGCCGATCTCGACGATGCACACGTCGGTTCCGCGGGCGGCCTCGCGGATGCGTCGCTTGATGTCGTCGGTGATGTGCGGGATGACCTGGACCGTCTTCCCGAGGTAGTCGCCGGCACGCTCCTTCTCGATGACGTGCTTGTACGTCTTCCCCGTGGTGATGTTGTGGTCCGAGGTCATGTCGACGTCGAGGAAGCGCTCGTAGTTCCCCAGGTCGAGGTCGACCTCGCCACCGTCTTTCAGCACGTACACCTCGCCGTGCTGGAACGGGTTCATCGTCCCGGCGTCGACGTTGAGATACGGGTCGACCTTGACCGCGGTCACGTCGAAGCCGGCGTTCTTGAGAAGACGCCCTGTACTCGCGGCCGTGATACCCTTGCCCAGTCCGGACATCACGCCGCCTGTCACGAAGATGAATTTGTTCCCGAGTGTGGGGTCGTACCCCGTTTCGGAATCGGTCGGCATACTGACTGTGCGCGAGAGTCCCCCTAAACGGTTTCGGAGCAGGCGCGACGTGTCACGCCGTGTCTTTCAGTCCGGCGAAAGGAACCGGGGGCGTCGTCGCAGCGACCGAAACGCCACCCGTAGTTTTTCGGTCGCGGCCCCGGAACTCCCGCGAGTGTCCGACCCTGTCACCCTCCGCGAAACGACCGAAGCCGACGCCCGGGCCGTCCAGCGCGTCGCCGACGCCGCCTGCCACGCAGTGTACGACGACATCCTCGGCGAGGGCGTCACCGACGACATCGTCCGGAACTGGTACGACCCCGAGCGCCTCGTCGCGGACGACATCGAACCGGAGGGGCGCCCCTTCTTCGTCGCCGCGGTCGACGGGACCGTCGTCGGCTTCGCCGAGGGCATCCGCGAGGACGCCCGGACCGCCGACCTCTACCGCATCTACGTCCACCCCGACCACTGGGGCGACGGCGTCGGGAGCGCCCTGCTCGACCGACTGGAACGCCACTTCGCCGACGCGGGCGTCGAGCGTCTGTTCGTCTCCGTCCTCGCGGACAACGACGTGGGCGTGGCCTTCTACGAGTCGGTCGGGTTCGAGCACGTCGAGACGACCACGGACGAGCAGTTCGACGTGCCCCGGGCCGAGTACGTGAAGGACCTCGACTGAGCCGTGCCCCCGCACGAACTCCTCGCGCCATCGGTCCTCCGACAGGGCGTCGTCAGCTCCCTCGCGGGGTCGGTCCGGCCCGCCCTCGCCGACCGCCTCCGGACCCGGCTGCTCCGCCACCCGCCCATCCCCATCGCCGACCAGTTCGAACTGTACACCCACCTCCACGGCCTGCGCAACCGGCTGCTGTCCGACGCCCCGACCGACCCCTGGTCGTTCGTCCACGTCGACCCCGCCGAGGTCGAGCGGTTCACCACCGGCCTCGAACTCCCGTGGGGGCTCGGACGCGTCCAGACCGGCGACTGGGACCGCGACCGCCACTGCCAGGCCATCCGCGACAACACGAAATTCCGAGGACTCCACCAGCGGTTCGAGGAGGGCCGCGACTGGGTAGCCACCGACTACTACGAGGACGTGCAAGCGCGGTTCGAGGCGGGCGAGAACCCACGGGGCTACCCCGACTTCGAGACGTTCGAGAACGAGCGACTGGCCGATGTGGACGCCCTCGCCCGGTCCATCGAGGACGACGGCTGGCAGCCGAACGTCGAGACGGACCACGACCCAGAGGACTGGACCGAGTACGCCAGCAGCCTCGACCCACTGGTGGCCATCGGCCGCGACGGCGAGGTTCTCTGGTACGAGGGCTACACGCGGTTCATGCTGGCGGACATCCTGGGTGTCGACGAGATTCCGGTCCTCGTGCTCTGCCGGCACGAGCAGTGGCAGGCGAGGCGGGAGCAGGTCGCCGCGGGGGACTCGGCGGGTAGCGACCATCCGGACCTGCGAGCAGTCCCCACCGGGCAGGCCTGACCCGACAGCGGTGGAACCGTCGTCCGGGTCTTCATCGCCCACGAGGAGTAGGACGGACGCCCCGTGTCTTCCACGAACCAATCCCTGTCGTGTCCCCGGGTACTGGACCCTGAATTATTAGGACGGAAAGTTATGCGCCTTGCTACCGTACCGCGTATTATGCCCACAGTCCGTGCGGACTCACACCGGGGTAGAGTATGCGGCGCACTCGCCACAGACGACTGGATGGACTGTCACGACGTGGCCAGTCTGACCGAGTACTCCGCCGAGAGCGCCTCCAGCATGCTCGCCGACGTGAACCGGGCGGGCTACGTCGAGCGAAAGCGGGTCGGGCAGGACTACGGCGTCGAGTTCGAGTACCGCCTGAAAGAGACCGTCCGGGTGCAGTGAGTCAGTCGTCGGTGCGCACCGCCGACTCTTCTGGCACCGATTCCGCGGCGTGTGAGAGCGGGTCGCTGTCCCAGTAGTCGTGGTCGCCGTCGAGCCGGAAGCACGTCGCCTCGTGCTGGGGGCCGTGCTCGTAGGCCGGCGGCGTCTCCATCTTGCAGGCCTCGGTGGCGTACGGGCACCGGGTGTGGAACCGGCAGCCCGAGGGCGGGTTCCGCGGCGAGGGCACGTCGCCCCTGAGGACGTCGCCCCGGCGGCCGTACTCGTCGGTCGAGGGCCGCGGGACGCTCTCCAGCAGCGCCTCGGTGTAGGGGTGCTGGGGGTTCTCGAATATCTCGTCGACCGGCCCCGTCTCCACGATCTCGCCGAGGTACATCACGGCGACGCGGTCGGAGATGTGCCGGACCACGGAGAGGTCGTGGGCGACGAACAGGTAGGTCAGGCCGAACTCCTCCTGCAGGTCCGCGAGCAGGTTGAGCACCTGCGCCTGCACGGAGACGTCCAGCGCCGACACCGGTTCGTCCAGCACGATGAACTCGGGGTCGAGCGCGATGGCGCGGGCGATGCCGACGCGCTGGCGCTGACCGCCCGAGAACTCGTGGGGGTACCGGTCGACGTGATTCGGCGAGAGGCCGACGCGGTCGAGCAGTTCCGCGGCGCGGTCCATGCGCTCCTCGCGCCCCGCGATACCGTGGATGCGCAGGCTCTCGGTGACGATGTCCCCGATGGTCATCCGGGGGTCGAGACTGGAGAAGGGGTCCTGGAAGACGATCTGGGCGTCCCGGCGGAACGCCTTCAGTTCCTCCCTGTCCATCGAGAAGACGTCGTCGCCGTCGAACTCCACGGTGCCGCCGGTGGCCTCGCGGAGCCGGAGGACCGTCTCGCTGGTCGTGGACTTCCCGCAGCCGGACTCGCCGACGAGCCCGAGCGTCTCGCCCTCGTGGACCTCGAAGGAAACCCCGTCGACGGCCTTGACGCTCTGGCGCTCCTTGCCGAGCACGCGGTCGAGGAACGTGTCGTTCTCGTAGTAGTACTTCTCCAGGTCGGTCACGCGCAGCAGTGGCTCACTCATCGGTCTCACCTCGCTCGAAGTAGTCCTCGGGCAGGGCCTGTCCGGGGTCGAACTCGCCGTCTGCGAGCACGCACCGGGCCTCGTGGTCCGGGTCGTCGCCGACCCGTCGGTGGGCCGGATGGGAGAGACAGGACTCCATGGCCTTCGGACAGCGCTCGGCGAAGTAACACCGGTCGCCCATCTCGCTGTCGAGCAGGCTCGGGACGTTCCCCTCGATGGGGTCGAGGCGCGGTTCGGGGTCGTCGAGGTCCGGCAGCGAGCCGAGCAGCCCCTGCGTGTAGGGGTGCGTCGGGCTGTCGAAGACGGCGTCGAGCGACCCGCGCTCGACCACCTCGCCCGCGTACATGACCGCGACGCGCTCGCACATCCGCGCGACGACGCCGAGGTCGTGCGTGATGAGCACGATGCTCATCCCGCGCTCCTCCTGGATGTCACGCAGCAGGTCCAGAATCTGGGCCTGGATGGTCACGTCCAGCGCGGTCGTCGGCTCGTCCGCGATGAGCACGTCCGGTTCGCCGGCGAGTGCCTGGGCGACCATGGCGCGCTGGAGCATCCCCCCGGAGAACTCGTGGGGGTGCTGGTCGGCGCGCTCGGCCGCGTCCGGGATGCCGACCTGGTCGAGCAGTTCGACCGCCCGGGCGTGGCTCTCCTCGCTGGTGTAGTCCCGGTCCGGGACGAGGCTGTCCACGATGAGGTTCCCGAGACCGTACCCCTGGCTCCGCGACCGCGTCTTCCGGGGGTTGGCGGTGGTCCGGCGCTGGACCTCGACCGCCTCGGCGATCTGCTCGCCGACGGTGAGCGACGGGTTGAAGCTCGACATCGGGTCCTGGAAGATGGTGCTGAACGTCGGCCCGCGCAGGGACCGGCGCACCCCCTTCGGGAGCTGCCGGAGGTCGACGAAGTCGCCGTCGACCGCGGCGGGCTTCTTCGACCGGAACTCCTCGGCGAGTTCGTCGTCGCGCAGCCACACCTCGCCGTCGGTCACCCGGCCCGGCGACTCCACCAGGTCGATGACCGACAGCGCGGTGACGGACTTGCCCGAGCCGGACTCGCCGACGATGCCGAGGATCTCGTTCTCGCGCACGTCGAACGAGACGCGCTCGCAGGCGTTGACCTGCCCCTCCTCGGTGAAGAAGCGCGTCGAGAGGTCCTCGACGCGGAGCAGGTCCTCGCGTGCCCGGCTCATCAGACACCACCCTCCCCCTCGATACCGGGGTCGAGAGCGTCCCTGAGCCAGTCACCGACGAGGTTCAACCCGACGACGGTGACGACGATGGCCAGGCCGGGCATGGCGGCGATCCACCACGCCGTGGTCTGGTACTCGCGTCCCAGGGCGATGTCGAAGCCCCAGGAGACGTTCGCGGCCGAGAAGCCGAGGAACGACAGTGCGCTCTCCAGCAGGATGATGGCCGCGACCTGGATGGTCGCCAGCACGAGGATGGGCGTCACGGCGTTGGGCAGGATGTGCCGGAGCAGGATGGTCGCGTCGCTCGCGCCCATCGACCGGGCCGCCTTGACGTAGGACTCCTCGCGCAGGCTGAGTGCCTCCCCGCGGGCGACGCGGGCGAACCACACCCAGTTGACGAGCGCGACGACCACGATGACCGTCCCCGGGAGCACCGTCTTCTCGGGCATCGGCCCGGGGAGACCGACCGCGCCGCGGAAGGCTCCCGCCAGCCCCGTCTGGACGAACGGGTCGGGGATGGGCAGTTTGGCCTGTCCCCAGACGCCGACCAGCGCGATGGCCAGCACGAGCGACGGGAACGCCAGCATCACGTCGGCCGCACGCATCAGCGCGTCGTCGACCTTCCCGCGGTAGTAGCCCGCCGAGAGGCCGACGGTGACGCCGATGAGCGTCGCCAGCGACGTGCCGAGGACGCCGACGAGCAGCGACACCCGTGCCCCGTATATCAGCCGGGAGAGGATGTCGCGACCGTTCCCGTCGGTCCCCAGCGGATGCGACCAGGTCGCGTTCTCGTAGACGGTCCGGTTCTCGGTCACGATCTCGCCGTCCTCGAAGACGACGCTGCCGTTCTCCTTCTTCGTCACCTCCTGGACCGACTGCGTGGAGAACCCGATGGGGGGCGAGCGTGCCTCCTCCAGGTTCTGCTTGGTCGGTCGGTCCGGGGCGACGAACGGCGCGAACACCGCGACGAGGACGACCAGCACCACGATGCCGATGCCGATCTTCGCCAGCCAGTTGCGCCGCAGTTCCTTCTTCAGGTTCCGGAGCGTTCGCGGCGAGAGCGTCACACCACGCAACAGTTTCAACAGTGAATCGAGCAATGGCATCAGTCGAATCCCACCCGTGGGTTGATGTAGGCGTACAGCGTGTCGACGAGGATGTTCACGACGACGAAGCCGACGGCGATGACGATGAGCGAGCCCTGCACGACCGGCCAGTCACGCGCCCGGATGCTGCTGATGAGCAGCTGTCCGAGGCCGGGCCAGTCGAAGACGGCCTCCGTGATGACCGCCCCACCGATGAGGGTGCCGAGCTGGAGCCCGACGACCGTCACGATGGGGATGAGCGTGTTCCGCAGGACGTGCCGGTAGCGCACCAGCACCTCCGGGAGCCCCTTCGCCCGCGA
This window of the Haloarchaeobius amylolyticus genome carries:
- a CDS encoding CTP synthase, whose protein sequence is MPTDSETGYDPTLGNKFIFVTGGVMSGLGKGITAASTGRLLKNAGFDVTAVKVDPYLNVDAGTMNPFQHGEVYVLKDGGEVDLDLGNYERFLDVDMTSDHNITTGKTYKHVIEKERAGDYLGKTVQVIPHITDDIKRRIREAARGTDVCIVEIGGTVGDIEGMPYLEALRQFAHEESEDDLLFVHVTLVPYSKNGEQKTKPTQHSVKELRSIGLQPDVLVGRADDKLDAETKEKIALFCDVPTKAVFSNPDVEDIYHVPLMVEEEGLDEYVMDQLGLFSRALPKRERDNTWRNIVTREREGEVDIALVGKYDLEDAYMSVHESLKHAGLDQRVDVNVVWVDADELAADGEDSVHYRRLREADGVVVPGGFGARGTEGKIAAIEYAREHDVPFLGLCLGFQMAVVEYARNVLGFEGAHSAEMDEDTPHPVIDILPEQYEVEDMGGTMRLGAHETDIEPGTLAADLYGGDSCTERHRHRYEVNPEYFEDFEDSAMVFSGTAGNRMEILELDGHPYFVGTQFHPEFRSRPGRASPPFVGLVEAVVEQQRADDETEETEEVEA
- a CDS encoding GNAT family N-acetyltransferase, encoding MSDPVTLRETTEADARAVQRVADAACHAVYDDILGEGVTDDIVRNWYDPERLVADDIEPEGRPFFVAAVDGTVVGFAEGIREDARTADLYRIYVHPDHWGDGVGSALLDRLERHFADAGVERLFVSVLADNDVGVAFYESVGFEHVETTTDEQFDVPRAEYVKDLD
- a CDS encoding ABC transporter ATP-binding protein produces the protein MSEPLLRVTDLEKYYYENDTFLDRVLGKERQSVKAVDGVSFEVHEGETLGLVGESGCGKSTTSETVLRLREATGGTVEFDGDDVFSMDREELKAFRRDAQIVFQDPFSSLDPRMTIGDIVTESLRIHGIAGREERMDRAAELLDRVGLSPNHVDRYPHEFSGGQRQRVGIARAIALDPEFIVLDEPVSALDVSVQAQVLNLLADLQEEFGLTYLFVAHDLSVVRHISDRVAVMYLGEIVETGPVDEIFENPQHPYTEALLESVPRPSTDEYGRRGDVLRGDVPSPRNPPSGCRFHTRCPYATEACKMETPPAYEHGPQHEATCFRLDGDHDYWDSDPLSHAAESVPEESAVRTDD
- a CDS encoding ABC transporter ATP-binding protein, coding for MSRAREDLLRVEDLSTRFFTEEGQVNACERVSFDVRENEILGIVGESGSGKSVTALSVIDLVESPGRVTDGEVWLRDDELAEEFRSKKPAAVDGDFVDLRQLPKGVRRSLRGPTFSTIFQDPMSSFNPSLTVGEQIAEAVEVQRRTTANPRKTRSRSQGYGLGNLIVDSLVPDRDYTSEESHARAVELLDQVGIPDAAERADQHPHEFSGGMLQRAMVAQALAGEPDVLIADEPTTALDVTIQAQILDLLRDIQEERGMSIVLITHDLGVVARMCERVAVMYAGEVVERGSLDAVFDSPTHPYTQGLLGSLPDLDDPEPRLDPIEGNVPSLLDSEMGDRCYFAERCPKAMESCLSHPAHRRVGDDPDHEARCVLADGEFDPGQALPEDYFERGETDE
- a CDS encoding ABC transporter permease — encoded protein: MPLLDSLLKLLRGVTLSPRTLRNLKKELRRNWLAKIGIGIVVLVVLVAVFAPFVAPDRPTKQNLEEARSPPIGFSTQSVQEVTKKENGSVVFEDGEIVTENRTVYENATWSHPLGTDGNGRDILSRLIYGARVSLLVGVLGTSLATLIGVTVGLSAGYYRGKVDDALMRAADVMLAFPSLVLAIALVGVWGQAKLPIPDPFVQTGLAGAFRGAVGLPGPMPEKTVLPGTVIVVVALVNWVWFARVARGEALSLREESYVKAARSMGASDATILLRHILPNAVTPILVLATIQVAAIILLESALSFLGFSAANVSWGFDIALGREYQTTAWWIAAMPGLAIVVTVVGLNLVGDWLRDALDPGIEGEGGV